TCTTTTAAAATACGATAAAAACTATATAGTTAGTGTCGAACCAGTTATTAGAAGAAGAGTCACATCAGATTATATGCCCAATAGACCTATTTGGTATAGGATATTAAGATTACTACATAAAGGGATTATTAAGTATCTATCTAATAAAACTGATAGAGCATATAATTTTTTATCAGAAATTAAAGATAATCTTGACGCTTTAAATATTAATAATTTGAAATTTAATGGCAGCTTTGAAGATGATATACAATGCATCTTTAATGAATTTTGCAAAAGGTTCGAAGTTGATTCGCAGATAAAGGTTTTATTCAATAATCTTTTTAAAGAATTTTAAAATACAGATATGGGGGGCATAAGCTATGAACTTTGAACAAATTATTTACAAAAGACCCAATATTGAGAGATTTGAAGAGCAAATGGACGAATACTTAAAAGAGTTTATATTAGCGAAATCTTTTAATGAACAAGCTAAAATAATTGAAAGTATTAATGTTTTAAGAAACGAATTATTAACAGGTATAACTGTGGCTGATACCAGGTATATGATTAATATAAATGATGAAGAATATAAAGAAGAACAAGAACACATACAAAAAATATGGATGGGTTATCAAGGGATAGTATCAAAATATTATAAAGTTCTTATAGAATCAAAATACAAAGCAGATTTAGAAAATGTGTATGGTAAAAAGCTTTTTAATATTGCAGCAGTAGCAAATAAAACTTTTAGTACTGAAATAATAGAAGACTTAAGTGAAGAACAAAAATTAGAAAATGAATATATTAAGGTGATTTCATCAGCAAGAATTAGTTTTAACAATCAGGAACTAAACTTAGATGAAATAGAGGCATATTTATCATTTAAAGATAGAGACATGAGAAAAAGTGCAAGCGAAGAGGAATTCAAGTTTATGAAAAGTCGTGAGACTGATTTAGATAATATTTTTGATTCCTTAGTTAGGGTTAGAACTCAAATAGCAAAGAAACTAGGATACAAGAATTTTATAGAACTTGGCTATGCAAGACTAGAAAGAACTGATTATAACGAAGATATCATAAAACAATTTAGAGAAAATATAGTAAAATACATAGTTCCTATATCTATGAATTTATTGGAGAGACAGCGAAAAAGGTTAAAACTTGATTCACTTAAGCATTATGATGAGCCTTTTAAATATAATTGTGAAAATGTGATACCGAAAGGAAATGCTGAGTGGATTAAAGAGAAATCAGGCAAGATACTGCAGGAGTTATCTAAGGATGCCAAAAGCTTATTTGATTACTTAGATAGTAATAAATATATGGATTTAATTACTAATAAAAATAAGGCTAGTGGTGCATATACCACATTTTTAAGCTCTCCTAGAATACCATATATTTTTGCGAACTTAAACGGAACACAGAACGATATTAGGATATTAATGCATGAATTTGGCCATGCCTTTCAAATGTATAAAGGTATTAGAAATGATATACCAGAATACCTTATACCAACAAAGGAAGCCGCTGAAATTCATTCCATGACTATGGAGTATTTAACATTACCATGGATGGATATAATTTTTGGAGAAGATGCAGATAAATGTAGGTTTGCTTTTTTAGAGGAAGCAATACTCGCTATGCCACGTAGAGCTTGTGTTGATGAGTTTCAACATATTGTATATTTAAACCCTAATATGATAATTGAAGAAAGAAAAAAAATGTGGAGAGATCTAGAGAAGAAATACTTTCCATTAAAAGACTATGACAGTAATTCTTATTTAGAAGAAGGCAACGCATGGCATTTGCAAATACAAATTTTCAGACGTCCTTTTTATTCAATTAATTATAATCTAGCTCAGCTATGCGCAATACAGTTATTTAATAGAGCAGAAGAAGATAGAACTAAAGCATGGGAGGAATACGTGCAGTTATGTGAACTTGGAGGAAGTAAGTCATTTGTTGAATTAATTGAAAGCTGCAATATTATATCTCCATTTGAAGAGGCGTCATTTATAAATGCATGCAAGGTTGTTGAAAAACATGTGAATAAAATAGATGATTTGAATTTTTGATTAAAGTAGTTAAACTAAATTTAATACTAAAGCAAAGGGGGGATAAATTATGAGCAATTATATAATGATAAGTAATTATATGAATGAAGATAAGTATAGAATAAGCTTTAATAAATTAGCAATGAATACTTTTAAAATTGATTTTGAGAGTTGGTACCAAAAGAATCTTTATTATAATAGGTATCTTTGTTTCTCCTATATTTATGAAGATGAGGTAGTTGCTAACGTATCCATAAATAAGATGAATTTACTTATAGAAGGACAAAAGAAAAAAGCCTTGCAGTTAGGGACTGTGATGACACATCTTAACCAT
This DNA window, taken from Clostridium estertheticum, encodes the following:
- a CDS encoding nucleotidyltransferase domain-containing protein, with the protein product MNYPSLNHKNYIESVYKFCEKNQISMILKGSLAKGVATKYSDIDLIILGNITRNEVDEIITLYDRPIMTNFTENPKGILILVYPDNISVDLDIRDTISQEDLINSKVLLKYDKNYIVSVEPVIRRRVTSDYMPNRPIWYRILRLLHKGIIKYLSNKTDRAYNFLSEIKDNLDALNINNLKFNGSFEDDIQCIFNEFCKRFEVDSQIKVLFNNLFKEF
- a CDS encoding M3 family oligoendopeptidase is translated as MNFEQIIYKRPNIERFEEQMDEYLKEFILAKSFNEQAKIIESINVLRNELLTGITVADTRYMININDEEYKEEQEHIQKIWMGYQGIVSKYYKVLIESKYKADLENVYGKKLFNIAAVANKTFSTEIIEDLSEEQKLENEYIKVISSARISFNNQELNLDEIEAYLSFKDRDMRKSASEEEFKFMKSRETDLDNIFDSLVRVRTQIAKKLGYKNFIELGYARLERTDYNEDIIKQFRENIVKYIVPISMNLLERQRKRLKLDSLKHYDEPFKYNCENVIPKGNAEWIKEKSGKILQELSKDAKSLFDYLDSNKYMDLITNKNKASGAYTTFLSSPRIPYIFANLNGTQNDIRILMHEFGHAFQMYKGIRNDIPEYLIPTKEAAEIHSMTMEYLTLPWMDIIFGEDADKCRFAFLEEAILAMPRRACVDEFQHIVYLNPNMIIEERKKMWRDLEKKYFPLKDYDSNSYLEEGNAWHLQIQIFRRPFYSINYNLAQLCAIQLFNRAEEDRTKAWEEYVQLCELGGSKSFVELIESCNIISPFEEASFINACKVVEKHVNKIDDLNF